One Pochonia chlamydosporia 170 chromosome 5, whole genome shotgun sequence DNA segment encodes these proteins:
- a CDS encoding phosphate transporter (similar to Cordyceps militaris CM01 XP_006666325.1): protein MPSDLTPSRRKNRGFLGSDSSALSAQDSQDRRQLRYELDLNSWNLRIWGVAASGFLTDSYNLFSTNVILASVAFVYYPDGGQWPSLLINLFTLLGSVFGQLLFGFLADYFGRTRLYGIELVLVIVSTIGVATSSRGVGDLSFLGLFIWWRFVMGIGIGAEYPLSAVITSEWSSTQSRATMLSSVFLMQPIGQALAQLVGLWVLLGFNSSKDLQGMQCGLNTANADECRKAVDGIWRIVIGSGAIPALLAIIFRFFLFDCGLYSLEVRNKPAVAIMNTQRVYGAPSGGALSNSFQMQNQNGVHPEPSPRPMPIQFSKEDLYSYFIRDGNWYYLLGTSMTWFFLDVSFYGLSLDNRRTLSDMWATRAPMPIDENLECWASSIPGGNSTVPQWRKTGIPVWQTDVLHPCATIYDVLIEQTKQYLLTVSLASIAGSVCFIFFANRLPRRHWLTASFLILAVFLMVTGGVYYGVHRSSAAPATVVFVAICHFVFNFGANTLTFIIPAEIFPTCYRCTCHGISAAAGKLGSIVAVVVVYGINSAYKSETRQGLIFLLFGSVAAVGAIFSWLYLPDSQRVIEDEGKRFLETKDLEELGEGRERARQNGETITVSEKWEHLKRRRPLHPRNESPAS, encoded by the exons ATGCCGTCAGACCTGACGCCGTCTCGGCGCAAAAATCGAGGTTTCTTGGGGTCTGACAGCTCTGCACTGTCTGCGCAGGATTCTCAG GATCGCCGCCAACTCCGATATGAATTGGACCTCAACTCCTGGAACCTACGCATTTGGGGGGTTGCGGCTTCTGGATTTCTTACCGACTC TTACAACTTGTTCTCCACCAATGTTATTCTCGCCTCCGTTGCTTTCGTATATTATCCCGATGGTGGACAATGGCCAAGtcttctcatcaaccttTTCACATTGCTGGGTTCGGTCTTCGGCCAGTTGCTTTTCGGATTCCTCGCCGATTACTTTGGTCGTACTCGATTGTATGGCATCGAATTAGTCTTGGTCATAGTCTCTACCATTGGAGTCGCTACGAGTAGCCGTGGAGTTGGGGATTTGTCATTTTTGGGACTCTTCATCTGGTGGCGTTTTGTCATGGGAATTG GAATTGGGGCCGAATACCCACTCAGTGCAGTAATTACATCCGAATGGTCCAGTACGCAATCTCGAGCTACAATGCTCTCGAGTGTCTTTCTTATGCAACCTATTGGACAAGCCTTGGCTCAGTTGGTGGGATTATGGGTATTACTTGGGTTTAACAGCTCCAAGGATCTTCAGGGTATGCAATGTGGTCTGAATACTGCGAATGCAGACGAATGTCGGAAGGCTGTAGACGGCATTTGGCGCATCGTCATTGGCTCAGGAGCGATTCCAGCTCTTCTTGCCATCATTTTCCgcttcttcctttttgaTTGTGGCCTGTACAGCCTGGAAGTCCGCAACAAACCAGCAGTGGCCATCATGAACACCCAACGAGTATACGGCGCGCCTTCAGGTGGTGCACTCAGCAACTCTTTTCAGATGCAGAATCAGAATGGCGTACATCCGGAACCATCTCCGCGGCCAATGCCAATACAATTTTCCAAAGAAGATCTTTACAGCTACTTCATCAGAGATGGCAACTGGTACTACTTGCTTGGAACATCCATGACATGGTTCTTCCTCGATGTCAGTTTCTACGGCCTTTCTTTGGATAACAGGAGGACATTATCCGATATGTGGGCTACGAGAGCGCCCATGCCCATCGATGAGAACCTGGAATGCTGGGCGTCGTCAATACCTGGCGGAAATTCAACCGTTCCGCAATGGCGCAAAACGGGCATCCCCGTTTGGCAGACGGACGTTTTACATCCTTGCGCAACCATTTACGATGTCTTGATTGAGCAGACCAAGCAATACCTGCTGACGGTCTCTCTAGCTTCCATCGCTGGAAGTGTTtgtttcatcttcttcgccaaccGACTGCCTCGCCGGCACTGGCTGACTGCGTCATTTCTTATTCTGGCGGTATTCCTGATGGTCACCGGCGGTGTTTACTATGGCGTCCACCGCTCTTCTGCCGCCCCAGCTACAGTCGTGTTTGttgccatttgccattttgtaTTCAATTTTG GTGCAAACACATTAACATTCATCATCCCGGCCGAAATCTTCCCGACCTGCTACCGCTGCACATGCCACGGCATCTCTGCAGCCGCTGGTAAACTAGGTAGTATCGTAGCTGTCGTAGTAGTATACGGCATTAACTCCGCATACAAGAGCGAAACAAGACAGGGTCTCATCTTCCTGCTCTTCGGTTCAGTGGCCGCTGTCGGCGCCATCTTTTCGTGGTTGTACCTCCCTGATTCGCAGCGCGTGATAGAAGACGAGGGCAAGAGATTCTTGGAGACCAAGGACCTGGAAGAGTTGGGAGAAGGACGTGAGAGAGCTCGACAGAACGGCGAGACAATCACAGTATCAGAGAAGTGGGAGCACTTGAAACGAAGACGGCCGCTGCATCCTCGCAACGAGTCGCCAGCTTCTTGA
- a CDS encoding glutathione transferase (similar to Colletotrichum gloeosporioides Nara gc5 XP_007279404.1) yields MAAPGSFPGSGAGLPGVGQFRLDIGVGLDGYPGLDEAYRQSPNASFRRMPMQSHQHGVTQGAPASAQPAGGGQFGILAPTTMPSGIVDGHLDGTRQVSFAMDGGNPDLQEGLHTGEKTQGKLPGKIVVDPPDLQTWREKLFNVDDMIVLTDEQFETYFPHVDNVYSHRSTQRYKRKPFVSHYWDCRMKGRPPGTPKSDDPSKKKRKRNARERDLCDVKIRVTEYFPNASAYVDREAAEAAAAAGATLPVGQRFWTIQRVNGNGGNGKGDGVAGPHRHTLEKSDEIKKNSVQRYVAQQERQVKKTQKVPQRRATGAAATLVKKHVKEHSFKLYSACYCPFSQRVWIALEAKGLPYQYCEIDPSKSSLPTAFTQASPRGNVPAIRQDDWSCPESAVILEYLEDMDADTPLLPSDPKYRAKCRLWIDHINSRIVPSFYSLLSAQQQPSQSESTSLLQTHITSLVLAADEQGPFFTGSTLSLVDIHFAPFAIRLSRILRPLRGWTDPVPGTRWNRWLDALEKNVHVKSTTSLDELYVDTVELLAQRRNL; encoded by the exons ATGGCTGCTCCCGGCTCATTTCCCGGGTCGGGAGCGGGGCTGCCGGGCGTGGGGCAATTCCGTCTTGATATCGGCGTTGGATTAGATGGTTATCCTGGTCTGGATGAGGCGTATCGACAGTCGCCGAATGCTTCGTTTAGGCGGATGCCGATGCAGAGTCATCAGCATGGTGTAACTCAGGGTGCTCCTGCTTCTGCGCAGCCTGCTGGCGGAGGGCAGTTTGGTATTCTGGCTCCCACGACGATGCCTAGTGGTATCGTGGATGGTCATTTGGACGGCACGCGGCAGGTTTCTTTTGCCATGGACGGTGGCAATCCTGACTTACAGGAGGGTTTGCATACGGGGGAGAAGACGCAGGGCAAGTTGCCGGGTAAAATAGTCGTGGATCCGCCGGATTTGCAAACCTGGAGGGAGAAGCtcttcaatgtcgatgaTATGATCGTCTTGACTGATGAACA ATTTGAAACCTACTTCCCCCACGTAGACAACGTCTACTCCCACCGCTCTACCCAGCGGTACAAACGCAAGCCCTTCGTCTCCCACTACTGGGACTGCCGCATGAAAGGCCGCCCACCGGGGACCCCAAAATCAGACGACCCTtccaaaaagaagaggaagcgcAACGCCCGGGAACGTGACCTGTGTGACGTCAAGATCCGCGTCACGGAATACTTTCCCAATGCCAGCGCCTACGTCGACCGCGAGGCGGCTGAAGCAGCTGCCGCGGCCGGCGCAACACTCCCCGTCGGCCAGAGATTTTGGACAATCCAACGTGTGAACGGCAATGGCGGGAATGGGAAAGGGGACGGCGTTGCTGGCCCGCATAGACATACACTGGAGAAGAGTGATGAGATTAAGAAGAATAGTGTGCAGCGGTATGTTGCGCAGCAGGAGAGGCAGGTCAAAAAGACGCAG AAAGTGCCACAGCGACGAGCAACTGGTGCGGCTGCTACGTTGGTCAAGAAACATGTGAAAGAGCACAGTTTCAAGCTCTATTCCGCCTGCTATTG CCCATTCTCTCAACGGGTCTGGATCGCCCTCGAAGCCAAAGGCCTACCCTATCAATATTGCGAAATCGATCCGTCAAAATCCTCTCTTCCGACGGCATTCACCCAAGCTAGTCCCCGTGGAAATGTCCCCGCCATCCGTCAAGACGACTGGTCTTGTCCAGAGAGCGCAGTCATTCTCGAATAC CTCGAAGACATGGATGCGGACACACCTCTCCTACCCTCAGATCCAAAATACAGGGCCAAATGCCGCCTATGGATAGACCAT ATCAACTCCCGCATTGTCCCATCATTCTACAGCCTCCTATCcgcccagcagcaaccatCCCAAAGCGAATCTACTAGCCTTCTCCAAACACACATCACTAGTCTCGTTCTGGCTGCAGATGAGCAAGGGCCGTTCTTTACGGGTTCAACACTGAGTCTGGTAGACATTCACTTTGCTCCATTTGCGATACGGTTGTCAAGGATATTGCGGCCTTTGAGGGGATGGACGGATCCCGTGCCAGGGACGAGATGGAATAGGTGGCTGGATGCGTTGGAGAAAAATGTCCATGTGAAGAGCACGACGAGTCTTGATGAGCTGTATGTTGATACGGTGGAGTTGCTTGCTCAGAGGAGAAACTTGTAA
- a CDS encoding C6 transcription factor Prf (similar to Neosartorya fischeri NRRL 181 XP_001266817.1): MAGSSDDNGSNSNGNNGQQGHSPGADNNASMRETAPDNSSVPKPKRLALHARDWVILVPMMNSEGSGPKRGYVKALEERLKQVETLLKTQDPVPATSSPGAKGMNMPMPGAHNPQTGTPNLGVANPSMGMGADRDMENRWQHFNGESPQAGGNMEDFNFNSNMGMPMNNVGGGNFTWEMIGLGLEEPLPPQETIDELHQVYFEKVHPSMPMIHRYRYLAAMNLAPNQRPPVCLRYAMWTLACSITDKYSDLKDLFYQRARKYVEADYVKGYGEHMISVAHCQTHILLAAYEMKMMYFPRAWINTGSAVRLAQMIGLHRLDGTGLDVKQCLPPPKDWTEREERRRTFWMAFCEDRYASIGTGWPMTIDERDIMTKMPATDEAFDMSRPEQTHTLQECTGPPGVGKLSSFGGVVLMACLFGRNLIHLHRPDDDDLDHDLNGPFWKRHRQMDNILLNTSLGLPSHLKLPNGLSSPNVIFTNMSIHTSTICLHQAAIFKADKNKLAASVSSESKVRCITAANEIASIMRTISHMDLSSMNPFISFCLYVAARVFVQYLKSRPDDTQTADSLRFLLSAMNALKRRNPLTESFLVQLDVDFEALAVRIPKLRNAFRGGESPHFGSKVEHAGPLCSDPEGVQGILAYRGECHFMKPQGDDGNPATGPDLVDGQGENAGGRTAASGGGFGGGQTWLATDQTSVPVLTPSSGTMYEKNGSTSGHVSGYGEANGDGHDRPGSPDAGQSNGPTPNSSGAGSEPKSHLAPGNMGSAGQENGFHPSPISPQQNMMNQGAPTDAGSHQGFFGESLTFSMGHNMAGQQNGGFAVPQNWGPEMNGQAPPPNMTPVGEGVLRALMNMGPMDAMDLSSWDSGQDNAMRG, encoded by the exons ATGGCCGGCTCGTCTGACGATAACGGTTCTaacagcaatggcaacaacggCCAGCAAGGCCATAGCCCCGGTGCAGACAATAATGCCAGCATGCGAGAGACAGCACCCGACAACTCGAGTGTTCCAAAGCCCAAGAGGCTGGCTT TACATGCTCGCGATTGGGTCATTCTTGTGCCTATGATGAACAGCGAAGGAAGCGGCCCCAAGCGAGGATACGTGAAGGCACTGGAAGAGAGATTAA AACAAGTCGAGACGTTATTGAAGACACAAGATCCTGtgccagccaccagcagcccTGGCGCAAAGGGTATGAATATGCCCATGCCTGGCGCACACAACCCCCAAACAGGGACACCGAATTTAGGCGTTGCGAATCCATCCATGGGCATGGGCGCGGACCGCGATATGGAAAATAGATGGCAGCATTTCAATGGCGAGTCCCCACAAGCTGGTGGTAACATGGAAgatttcaacttcaactcgAACATGGGCATGCCGATGAACAATGTTGGCGGTGGAAATTTCACATGGGAAATGattggccttggcctcgaaGAGCCTCTGCCTCCCCAGGAAACCATTGATGAGCTTCATCAAGTGTATTTCGAAAAAGTCCACCCGTCCATGCCTATGATCCATCGGTATCGTTATCTAGCCGCCATGAACCT GGCGCCAAACCAGCGACCACCTGTGTGCTTACGATACGCTATGTGGACTTTGGCTTGCTCCATCACCGACAAATATTCAGATCTCAAAGATCTATTTTACCAGAGAGCTCGCAAGTATGTTGAGGCTGATTATGTGAAGGGTTATGGCGAGCACATGATTTCTGTAGCACATTGCCAAACGCATATCCTGTTGGCCGCGTatgagatgaagatgatgtaCTTTCCTCGGGCGTGGATTAACACGGGGTCGGCCGTCCGCCTCGCTCAGAT GATTGGCCTACATCGGCTAGACGGTACCGGACTGGACGTTAAGCAAtgtcttcctcctcccaagGACTGGACGGAGCGGGAAGAACGACGGCGAACGTTTTGGATGGCTTTCTGTGAAGACCGATATGCGAGCATCGGTACTGGATGGCCGATGACGATTGATGAACGGGACATCATGACCAAGATGCCAGCAACTGATGAAGCCTTCGACATGAGCCGACCTGAACAAACGCATACACTACAAGAATGCACCGGACCGCCAGGTGTCGGCAAGCTTTCGTCTTTTGGTGGAGTTGTTCTCATGGCTTGTCTTTTTGGGCGCAATCTCATCCACCTCCACCGaccagatgatgacgacctCGACCACGACCTCAACGGTCCATTCTGGAAACGGCACAGACAGATGGACAACATTCTCTTGAACACGTCGCTAGGCCTTCCCTCCCATCTCAAGCTTCCAAATGGACTGTCGAGTCCTAATGTGatcttcaccaacatgaGCATTCACACGTCCACCATTTGCTTGCATCAAGCTGCCATTTTTAAAgccgacaagaacaagcttgCGGCTTCTGTCAGCTCAGAAAGCAAAGTGCGTTGCATTACGGCTGCAAATGAAATTGCCAGCATTATGAGAACAATTTCCCATATGGATCTGTCATCG ATGAATCCATTCATCTCTTTCTGCCTTTATGTGGCAGCTCGAGTTTTTGTTCAGTATCTGAAGAGCCGACCCGATGATACGCAAACAGCGGATTCATTGCGATTCCTCCTGTCGGCGATGAACGCCCTGAAACGACGAAACCCGTTGACAGAGTCCTTCTTGGTCCAGCTTGACGTAGACTTTGAGGCATTAGCTGTGCGTATTCCAAAGTTGAGAAATGCCTTCCGCGGCGGAGAAAGC CCCCATTTTGGGAGCAAGGTCGAGCATGCTGGCCCGCTTTGTTCCGACCCTGAAGGTGTGCAGGGAATCTTGGCCTATCGAGGAGAGTGCCATTTTATGAAACCACAGGGTGATGACGGCAACCCAGCTACAGGGCCAGATCTCGTTGACGGCCAGGGTGAAAACGCAGGAGGACGAACAGCAGcttctggtggtggttttggtggtggacaAACGTGGCTTGcgacagaccagacctcagTCCCCGTCTTAACCCCGAGTTCTGGAACCATGTACGAGAAGAACGGCTCAACGAGCGGTCATGTTTCCGGTTACGGCGAAGCAAATGGCGATGGCCATGATAGACCAGGCTCGCCGGATGCCGGCCAGTCAAATGgaccaacgccaaactccagTGGTGCTGGATCAGAGCCAAAATCGCATCTTGCACCTGGGAATATGGGTAGCGCAGGACAAGAAAATGGCTTCCACCCAAGCCCAATCTCCCCTCAACAAAACATGATGAACCAAGGGGCGCCGACAGATGCTGGCAGTCACCAGGGATTCTTTGGTGAATCTCTTACATTTTCCATGGGCCACAACATGGCTGGTCAGCAAAATGGAGGATTCGCCGTACCACAAAACTGGGGTCCAGAGATGAATGGCCAAGCGCCGCCTCCCAATATGACACCGGTAGGCGAGGGAGTCCTCCGAGCCCTTATGAATATGGGACccatggatgccatggacCTGTCGTCATGGGACTCGGGGCAAGACAATGCAATGCGAGGTTGA